The sequence below is a genomic window from Kitasatospora kifunensis.
AGCGCGCGGATCCGCGCCTCGGGGCCGGAGACGGACAGCGCGGTGGGCGTCGGCGCGCCGGGGACCGCCACGGCGATGCAGCGCACGCCGATCTCCTGCTCCTGGTCGTCCACCACGTAGCCGGCCTCGCGGGCGGCGGCCAGTTGCTCGAAGAGGGCGTCGGGGTCGGTGACGGTGAACTCGGTGTGTGCGGGCAGCGGCTGGGTGCCCAGTACGGCGCGGGCCTCCGCCTCGGGCAGCTGGGCGAGCAGCGCCTTGCCCACGCCCGTGCAGTGCGGCTGGACCCGGCGGCCGACCTCGGTGAACATCCGCATCGAGCGGCGGGACTGCACCTGGCCGACGTAGACCACCTCGCCGCCCTCCAGGACGGCCAGGTTGGCGGTCTCGCCGGTGGCCTCCATCAGCTCCGCGAGGTAGGGGCGGGCCCAACTGCCAAGCAGCCGCCCGGCGGTCTCGCCGAGCCGGATCAGCCGCGGGCCGAGGGTGTAGCGCCGCGCGGTGTCCTGGCGGACATAGCCCTGCTGTGCGAGGGTACGAACCAGTCGGTGGATGGTGGGCATCGGCAGGCCCGAGGTGGTGGACAGCTCGCTGAGAGTGGCGATGCCGCCCGAGTCGGCGAGTGCCTCCAGGAGTTGGAAGGCGCGATCGACGGACTGCACGCTCCCTGCGGAGGAGCGCTCGGATCCGGTCGAGGCTTGGGCGGGGGTGCTGGCCACCGGCGTTCCCTTTGCTGTCGGGGGAGGAGTAGAGTCCCACGCGATCTAGCTCAACAAACCGTTGAAATTCTGTATCGCGGAAACTAGTGTCCACCTTACAGAATCGAACTCGCCGGTAGGCGGGTCGGATCACATGAGGGAAGCCCCCACCGGAGCTCCCTACACAGGTTCTACCGTCCAAGGAGTGTCCTGCCCATGGCTACAGACCAGGGACCCGTCGGTGCTGCTGCCGCTCCGGTCGTCACTGTTGCCGGTCCGCGCGTCGCCCGTGCGGAGGAGGTGCTGACTCCCGAGGCGGTTGCCTTCGTGGTCGGCCTCCATCGGACTTTCGAAGGCCGCCGGCAGGAACTCCTTGCTCGCCGCCGCACCCGCCGGGCCGAGATCGCCCAGGCCGGCACGCTCGACTTCCTGCCCGAGACCGCCGAGATCCGCGCCGCGGACTGGCAGGTCGCCCCGGCACCCCGGGCGCTGCAGGACCGCCGAGTGGAGATCACCGGGCCGACCGACCGCAAGATGGTGATCAACGCGCTCAACTCCGGCGCCAAGGTCTGGCTGGCCGACTTCGAGGACGCCACCTCGCCCACCTGGCAGTCGGTGGTCAGCGGCCAGCTCAACCTGATCGACGCCTACGAAGGCCGGATCGACTTCACCTCGCCCGAGGGCAAGGAGTACCGGCTGCGGCCCGCCGCCGAACTCGCCACCGTGGTGGTCCGCCCGCGCGGCTGGCACCTGGACGAGAACCACCTGCTGGTGGACGGCACCCCGGTGGCCGGCGCCTTCTTCGACTTCGGCCTCTACTTCTTCCACAACGCCGAGCGGCTGCTGGCCAAGGGCCCCGACGACCCCAACTCCGGGCCGTACTTCTACCTCCCGAAGACCGAGAGCCACCTCGAAGCGCGGCTGTGGAACGACGTCTTCAGCCACGCCCAGGCCCAACTCGGCATCCTGCACGGCACCATCAGGGCCACCGTGCTGATCGAGACGATCACCGCCGCCTTCGAGATGGACGAGATCCTCTACGAGCTGCGCGACCACGCCGCCGGGCTCAACGCGGGCCGCTGGGACTACCTCTTCTCGATCGTCAAGAACTTCCGCGACGCGGGCGAGCACTACATCCTGCCGGACCGCAACAGTGTGGGCATGACCTCGCCGTTCATGGCCGCCTACGCCCGCCTGCTGGTGCAGACCTGCCACAAGCGCGGCGCGCACGCGATCGGCGGGATGGCCGCCTTCATCCCCAGCCGCAAGGACCCCGAGGTCAACGCGGCCGCGCTGGAGAAGGTCAAGGCGGACAAGGACCGCGAGGCCGCGAACGGCTTCGACGGCTCCTGGGTGGCCCACCCCGACCTGGTCCCGGTGGCCCGCGCCAGCTTCGACGCGGTGCTCGGCGAGCGGGCCAACCAGAAGGAGAACCCGGGCTCGGGCGAGCAGGTGACGGCCGCCCAGCTGCTCGACATCGCCGGCGCCGGCGGCTCCTGCACCGAGGCCGGGCTGCGCAACGCGGTCGCGGTGGGCCTGCGGTACTGCGAGGCGTGGCTGCGCGGTCTTGGCGCGGTGGGCATCTTCAACATGATGGAGGACGCGGCCACCGCCGAGATCTCCCGCTCGCAGATCTGGCAGTGGATCCACAACGGCGTGGTGCTGGCCGACAGTGGCGAGAAGGCCACCGCCGAGCTGACCCGCCGCCTGGTCGCCGAGGAACTGGCCCAGATCCAGGCCGAGTTGGGCGAGGAAGCATACGCGGCGGGCCGGTGGGCCCAGGCGCGTGAACTCTTCGAGCAGGTCTCGCTCGCCGAGGACTTCGTCGACTTCCTGACGCTGCCAGGCTACGCACTGCTCGGCTGAGCCCGTACTGCCGTTTCGTACGGTCCGCCGGGGCGAACACTCCCCGGCGGACCATGCGCTCTCCTGAAAGGTCCCTCTCGTGGTTCGCATGTTCCTCAACGGCCAGGCGATGCGCGGTGGCGAGTTCCACCCGCTGCTGGGCGACGCGCCCTTCCTCGGTGTGGTCCGCACCGCGCCCGGCCACCGCTTCTTCTCGATCCGGGACGTCTGCCCCGGCCTGCTGCCCGACCCGGCGGTGGACAGCGCGATCGAGGGGGAGCTGTACGAGCTCAGCCTGGAGCTGCTGCGTGATGTGATCCTGCCGGGCGAGCCGGGCGAGTTGGAGTTCGGCGTGATCGAACTGGCGGACGGTAGCGCCTGCTTCTCGATGGTGCTGGCCCGTGGCGAACTGGAGCGCGGGGTGCACAAGGAGATCACCGACTTCGGCGGCTGGCGCGCCTACCTGGCTTCGCTGGGGCGCGAGTTCTGAGTCCGAGGTTCACGGCCTGAAGTTCACGGTCTGAAGATCATGGCCTGAAGTCCCAGGCCCGGGAGCCCCGGGCCTGGGACTTCTGCGCCTTCCGCGCCTTCTGTGCCTTCAGCACCTTGGGCCTGCGGGCTCGGTGGCGGGGTCCCGTCCGCCCCAATTCTTCGTATGCGAATAGCTGTCATGACCCTGCCAGTTACTGCCTTCAACGACTTGTTGAACTTCTCCGCCTCGAACCCTTGACGCCTGCTCGGGCTGCGACCTACCGTTATTTCGCATCCTAAAAGCAATATTCCGCATTATGGAATACGAGCCGACGCAGGAGTCCCCCGATGCCTCGAATGACAGCCGCCCGCGCGGCAGTTGAGATCCTCAAGCGCGAAGGCGTCGAGGTCGCGTTCGGCGTGCCGGGCGCCGCGATCAACCCCTTCTACGCCGCACTCAAGGCCGGTGGCGGGATCAACCACACGCTGGCCCGGCATGTCGAGGGCGCCTCGCACATGGCCGAGGGCTACACCCGCACCAAGGCGGGCAACATCGGTGTCTGCATCGGTACGTCGGGTCCGGCCGGCACCGACATGATCACCGGGCTGTACTCGGCGATCGCCGACTCGATCCCGATCCTGTGCATCACCGGGCAGGCGCCGGTCGCCAAGCTGCACAAGGAGGACTTCCAGGCCGTCGACATCGCCTCGATCGCCAAGCCGGTCACCAAGGCGGCCACCACCGTGCTGGAGGCCGCTCAGGTCCCCGGCGTCTTCCAGCAGGCCTTCCACCTGATGCGCTCCGGGCGTCCGGGACCGGTCCTGATCGACCTGCCGATCGACGTCCAGCTGACCGAGATCGAGTTCGACCCGGAGACCTACCAGCCGCTGCCGGTCTACAAGCCGGCCGCGACCCGGGCCCAGATCGAGAAGGCGATCGGCTTCCTGCTGGAGTCCGAGCGGCCGCTGATCGTGGCGGGCGGCGGCATCGTCAACGCCGACGCCAGCGACCTGCTGGTCGAGTTCGCCGAGCTGACCGGCACCCCGGTCATCCCCACCCTGATGGGCTGGGGCACCATCGCCGACGACCACGAGCTGAACGCCGGCATGGTCGGCGTGCAGACCTCGCACCGCTACGGCAACGCGAACTTCCTGGCCTCGGACTTCGTCCTGGGCATCGGCAACCGCTGGGCCAACCGCCACACCGGCTACAAGCTGGACGTCTACACCGAGGGCCGCAAGTTCGTCCACGTCGACATCGAGCCGACCCAGATCGGCAAGATCTTCGCCCCGGACTTCGGCATCGCCTCGGACGCCAAGGCCGCCCTGGAGCTCTTCGTCGAGGTCGCCAAGGAGCTCAAGGCGGACGGCAAGCTGCCCGACCGCGGCGAGTGGGTCGCCGCCGTCCAGGAGCGCAAGGCCACCCTGCAGCGCCGCACCCACTTCGACAACGTGCCGATGAAGCCGCAGCGCGTCTACGAGGAGATGAACAAGGCCTTCGGGCCCGAGACCCGCTACGTCACCACCATCGGCCTGTCCCAGATCGCCGGCGCGCAGCTGCTGCACGTCTACAAGCCGCGCCACTGGATCAACTGCGGCCAGGCCGGCCCGCTCGGCTGGACCATCCCGGCCGCCCTGGGAGTGGCCACCGCCGACCCCGAGACCCCGGTGGTCGCGCTCTCCGGCGACTACGACTTCCAGTTCATGCTGGAGGAGCTGGCGGTCGGTGCCCAGCACCGGATCCCCTACGTCCACGTCCTGGTGAACAACGCCTACCTGGGCCTGATCCGGCAGGCGCAGATCGGCCTGGACATCAACTTCCAGGTCAACCTGGAGTTCGAGAACCTCAACTCCCCGGAGCTGGGCGTCTACGGCGTCGACCACGTCAAGGTGGTCGAGGGGCTGGGCTGCAAGGCGATCCGGGTCACCGAGCCGGACCAGCTGCTGCCCGCCTTCGAGCAGGCCAAGAAGCTCGCCGCCGAGTACCGCGTCCCGGTGGTCGTCGAGGCGATCCTGGAGCGGATCACCAACATCGCGATGAGCAAGACCCAGGACATCAGCGACGTCAGCGAGTTCGAGGAGCTGGCCACCGAGCCGGGCCACGCCCCCACCGCGATCCGGCCGCTGGTCTGATCCCGGAGCCGTCCCGGAGCTGTACGTGAAGCGGCCCGTTGGCACCTGGTGAGGTGCCAACGGGCCGCGGTTCTTCCCGGTGGGTTCTTCCCGGTGGGCTCAGCGGGCCTGCGCCAACTGCCCCGCCGGGCACGGGTTGCCCCGGAAGAACGAGTAGGTCCCGGTGATCCGGTAGGTGCCGGGGTTCGGCGCGTACAGCGTCGTCCAGTCGCCCGCCGCGGCCAGGCAGCCGGCCGAGCTGCCCTGGTCGCCGGCGATGCCCAGCCACGGCGACCACGGCAACAGCAGGTGCACCGGCCCCGGAACCGGTACCGAGACGGTCAGTTCGGCCGAACCGGCCTGCTGCACCACGGCCGGCGGCGCGGCCAGCGGGGTCGCGTCGGTGAACCGGTAGAGCCGCCAGCTGCCCTGCTGCCAGATCTGCTCCAGCCACGGCTGCCCGGCCGTGATCAGTGCCGCCTCGTCCACCGCCGCGTCGTCGGGTTTGTCGCTGGAGAGCGCCACGAAGCCCACGCCCCAGCGCTGCAGCCAGGCGTGGTAGTCGGCGGGCGCCAGCTTGTCGGTGTAGAAGAGCGGGTTGCGGGTGACGTCCGCCTGCCGGTTCCAGCCCCGCGCCAGCTCCACGTACGGGGCCACCCCGCTGGCCTCCCAG
It includes:
- the aceB gene encoding malate synthase A, which translates into the protein MATDQGPVGAAAAPVVTVAGPRVARAEEVLTPEAVAFVVGLHRTFEGRRQELLARRRTRRAEIAQAGTLDFLPETAEIRAADWQVAPAPRALQDRRVEITGPTDRKMVINALNSGAKVWLADFEDATSPTWQSVVSGQLNLIDAYEGRIDFTSPEGKEYRLRPAAELATVVVRPRGWHLDENHLLVDGTPVAGAFFDFGLYFFHNAERLLAKGPDDPNSGPYFYLPKTESHLEARLWNDVFSHAQAQLGILHGTIRATVLIETITAAFEMDEILYELRDHAAGLNAGRWDYLFSIVKNFRDAGEHYILPDRNSVGMTSPFMAAYARLLVQTCHKRGAHAIGGMAAFIPSRKDPEVNAAALEKVKADKDREAANGFDGSWVAHPDLVPVARASFDAVLGERANQKENPGSGEQVTAAQLLDIAGAGGSCTEAGLRNAVAVGLRYCEAWLRGLGAVGIFNMMEDAATAEISRSQIWQWIHNGVVLADSGEKATAELTRRLVAEELAQIQAELGEEAYAAGRWAQARELFEQVSLAEDFVDFLTLPGYALLG
- a CDS encoding allophanate hydrolase-related protein, whose protein sequence is MFLNGQAMRGGEFHPLLGDAPFLGVVRTAPGHRFFSIRDVCPGLLPDPAVDSAIEGELYELSLELLRDVILPGEPGELEFGVIELADGSACFSMVLARGELERGVHKEITDFGGWRAYLASLGREF
- a CDS encoding IclR family transcriptional regulator; this encodes MASTPAQASTGSERSSAGSVQSVDRAFQLLEALADSGGIATLSELSTTSGLPMPTIHRLVRTLAQQGYVRQDTARRYTLGPRLIRLGETAGRLLGSWARPYLAELMEATGETANLAVLEGGEVVYVGQVQSRRSMRMFTEVGRRVQPHCTGVGKALLAQLPEAEARAVLGTQPLPAHTEFTVTDPDALFEQLAAAREAGYVVDDQEQEIGVRCIAVAVPGAPTPTALSVSGPEARIRALEEQSGSSALVPVMRQIAQRLGAVLAP
- the gcl gene encoding glyoxylate carboligase, giving the protein MPRMTAARAAVEILKREGVEVAFGVPGAAINPFYAALKAGGGINHTLARHVEGASHMAEGYTRTKAGNIGVCIGTSGPAGTDMITGLYSAIADSIPILCITGQAPVAKLHKEDFQAVDIASIAKPVTKAATTVLEAAQVPGVFQQAFHLMRSGRPGPVLIDLPIDVQLTEIEFDPETYQPLPVYKPAATRAQIEKAIGFLLESERPLIVAGGGIVNADASDLLVEFAELTGTPVIPTLMGWGTIADDHELNAGMVGVQTSHRYGNANFLASDFVLGIGNRWANRHTGYKLDVYTEGRKFVHVDIEPTQIGKIFAPDFGIASDAKAALELFVEVAKELKADGKLPDRGEWVAAVQERKATLQRRTHFDNVPMKPQRVYEEMNKAFGPETRYVTTIGLSQIAGAQLLHVYKPRHWINCGQAGPLGWTIPAALGVATADPETPVVALSGDYDFQFMLEELAVGAQHRIPYVHVLVNNAYLGLIRQAQIGLDINFQVNLEFENLNSPELGVYGVDHVKVVEGLGCKAIRVTEPDQLLPAFEQAKKLAAEYRVPVVVEAILERITNIAMSKTQDISDVSEFEELATEPGHAPTAIRPLV